Sequence from the Rhizobium sp. TH2 genome:
AGAGGACGACATCGTGAAGACATTCACCAAAGATCGAATATCGACGGTGCGCAAGATCGGTGCCGGATGCGTAATCGCGGGCGGCTTGTTTTTCGGATTGCCCGCTCAGGCCCAGGATGCGATCGAGCCCGAGGCGAACGCTATCCTCAAAGCGATGACGGAACATCTGAAGTCGCTCAAGGAGTTCAGTGTCGATTACGACACCGATCATGAGGTCGTCGACGCCGACGGCCAGAAGCTGCAACTTAGCGCAACGGGCATGATCTCGCTGTCGCGGTCGTCAGGCTTCCTGATGACCCGGCAGGGACCGCTTGCCGACATGGAAGTCATCTTCGACGGCAAGACCATCACCCTTTTCGGCAAGGCACTGAACGTTTACGGCCAGCTCGACAGCCCCGGTCCGTCGATTGACGAAGCTGTCGGTGAGTTCCGGACGGCGACGGGTCTCGATGCGACCGGCGCGGATCTTCTGGCATCCGATCCCTATCCGGTGCTGACCGAAGGCGTCACCTCCGGACGCGTCGTCGGCGTCGGTTTCGTGGATGGCGTCGAATGCGACCACCTGGCGTTCCGCACCGATCTCGTCGATTGGCAGATCTGGATCAGCCATTCCGACAAGCCGCTTCCGGTCAAGTATGTGATTACCACGAAATGGGTGACCGGCGCGCCGCAATACACATTGCGGCTGAGCGGCTGGACCACCGACAAGATCGATCCCAAGCTGTTTTCATTCACCCCGCCGGCGGACGCCAAGCGCCTTGAATCCATCGAAGCCGACGAGACGGGCGAGATTGTGCTGGAGACAAGCAAATGACCATGAAGCAACAGATTCTCAAATATGTCTCGGCCGTAGCCGTCATCGCGGCCGTTCTTGTAACCGACAGCTGGATCGGCAGTCAATTTTCGTCATCCGGCCTGATCTTCACCCAGGCCGAGGCGAACCGTGTCGTCGTCAGGCGTACCGCGGTCGTCCGTGGCCCGGTTGTCAGGCCAGTCGGCGTGGCGCGGCGCACCACAAGACGCGTGATCCGCCGCTCGGCGATCTATGTCAACACGTTGCCCGGAGGGTGCGCGCGGACAACCGTCAGCGGCTACGCGGTGTGGGGATGCGGCGGCACCTATTACCAGTCCTACGGCGGCCGGTATGCGGTGGTCTACATCGATTGATCCGCGGCACCCGCCAGACGCTCGAGCCTATTTCTCTCAATCATAACCTCGAGGCGATCCTGACCGTTGCCGCCTTCATCTCCCGCTGAGCTGTCCCGAAGCGCGAAGCGTTTAATCCATCGAATAACAAAGGAGTACGCTAAATGTTGACGAAGCGAGATCTACTTCGATCCGCTGCGGTGATCGCCGCCGGCGCCGCGATTGCGCGGCCAGGCCTCTTGATGGCGCAGAGTCATCCTGGCATCATCGAGACCAAGGACATTGCCGAGGAAGGCTTCATCTACGGCTTGCCGCTCGTGATGAATTATGCGGTCATGCAGGAGTTCGCCGTAGACAGGAACTCGGGGCAGTTCAAGGCATCGTTCAACGAAATCAACAACATGCACAATGTCGCCACCCCGGACGACACAGCGGTGATCACCCCGAACAGCGACACGCCTTACTCGTTCCTCTGGCTGGATTTGCGCGCTGAACCGATGGTCGTCTCGGTGCCGACGGTCGATACGGACCGCTACTACTCGGTCCAACTCGTCGACGGCAACACCTACAATTATGGCTATATCGGCACGCGCGCCACGGGGTCCGAGCTGGGCGACTATCTAGTGGTCAGCCCGGATTGGAAGGGCGAGAAGCCCGCCGGAATCAAGAAGGTCTTCCGATCGACGACGCCGTTCTCGCTGGCGCTTATCCGCACCCAACTCTTCAACCCCGACGACATGCCGAACGTCGAGAAAATTCAGGCCGGTTACAAG
This genomic interval carries:
- a CDS encoding DUF2092 domain-containing protein, yielding MKTFTKDRISTVRKIGAGCVIAGGLFFGLPAQAQDAIEPEANAILKAMTEHLKSLKEFSVDYDTDHEVVDADGQKLQLSATGMISLSRSSGFLMTRQGPLADMEVIFDGKTITLFGKALNVYGQLDSPGPSIDEAVGEFRTATGLDATGADLLASDPYPVLTEGVTSGRVVGVGFVDGVECDHLAFRTDLVDWQIWISHSDKPLPVKYVITTKWVTGAPQYTLRLSGWTTDKIDPKLFSFTPPADAKRLESIEADETGEIVLETSK